The region CATAtgtaggggtgtaagtgagccgagctactcacgagctactcgggatcgactcgttaaaagctcgactcgagatcgaattaaacgagcccgagccgagctcgagcccaaatatgaggctcgtttattaaacgagctcgagccgagcttcagctagtgggctcgcgagcctaaatgagcctaaacgagcctatatatatatatatatgtgtgtgtgtgtgtgtgtgagagagagagagagagagtgtgtgtgtgtgtgtatatatatatatatatatatatatatatatatatatatatatatatatatatatgtacatatatataggctcgtttaagctcgtttaggctcgcgagctcactaaattgttcacgagccgagctcgagcttcattttaaggctcgaatcgagctcgagctcgaactCGAGCTTCTTCaaattaaacgagccgagctcgagcttggttaggctcgggctcggctcggctcgtttacacccctaagCATATGTAATGTACCACTTATACAACATAAGATACAAGTCATTATAGCATAAAATTCAACCAATTATGATTTGGGTAAAGTTTTTCTTTTACCTAATTTGAAACGTTATACTTGCATAGATTCTCGAATCCCATGTATTCATGTCGCCCGATTTTCCAAATCATGTTAGAAATTCCAACTCCACCTATTAAaccaaattttttatttataaaaaaatatatttcataaaaataaaattgaattacgtaaaaaaaaaaaaaatactgacCTAATGATATTGCACTAACGAATATAGTGAAAGCGAGAATGAATATAATTAGCGACGCCCTTCCCATTATCATAATCAGCTTTCTCACCACATGTTGCCCCACAAAAGCAGCAATTGTTGCCACAAGAAGAAAATAAAGTGCTGCCAATAAAATTACGTAAATACCCTTTCCATAAAAAATAGCCCTAGAAGAATTAATGGACTTACCATAAGGAACAGGGAAACGCTTTAGAAGGTAATATTCCACAACAGACATCGAGGACGAAAATGTCATTGCAAACGTGGCAGTTGCACTTGAAACCTACACAAATGTTTTTATTGCTCAaacaaagtttaattttaaattttaattaaaaaaaaaagttacctgAGGAGGTACACCAAGCTCCAAAAAAAGTGGGCCCATAATAAAACCTCCACCTAAACCAAGTAATCCACCAACCATACCAGCTAAAACACCACATGTGAGATACAATACCAACTGTCCTATGGTAAGATTGGTGGAGTCTCCCTTAGAGGATATAATTCTTGTTCCTCTGTATAGGCTAATTGCCTCGTACCCCGATACACCAAAAGAAATTGGAATCTAcacaaatttatatttatttagagAACACTTTATTGAGGTAATAGAAAatgaaaagaataaaaaaattgtAAGGATACCTGTGATAAGTTGAGCACCCAATACCATGTTGAACAATTAGATGTATAATTCTGTCaccaatatatataaaaaaaacataaggtgatataaaataataaaactatGAAAATTTGAGGATATTAAATATTATgttatagttttatttttataCACTACCTTCGCAAGTTGGAGAGCAAGAAATGCAATCCAAACAAAGACAAGAAGCGCAAGTTCTTTCCAACAAACATTTTCGAAGACAGAGACCTGAaatgtttatatattaaaaaatattaattaaaaattaaaaacaaaaagcaGATTTTCACAGGTTGTATAGTATCAGTATCAGTATCACCTCTTCTTTTTTTGGTCGATCGGGTTTGTTGGGACCACCAGGAAGAATCTTGTAT is a window of Lactuca sativa cultivar Salinas chromosome 1, Lsat_Salinas_v11, whole genome shotgun sequence DNA encoding:
- the LOC111889610 gene encoding sulfite exporter TauE/SafE family protein 3, whose product is MTEIGAHKWRLMSFVTMMLMNFVFASMLASAERNEMTEDVSAVASYGDGDGDSDESKMEYFMKLTNYLFETDGSGYHHVWPEMKLGWKIVLGSIIGFCGAAFGSVGGVGGGGIFVPMLTLIIGFDPKSATAISKCMIMGAAASTVYYNLKLRHPTLDMPIIDYDLALLIQPMLMLGISIGVAFNVIFADWMVTILLIVLFIATSSKAFCRGVDTWKKETIMKKEAARRLENGSQAEYKILPGGPNKPDRPKKEEVSVFENVCWKELALLVFVWIAFLALQLAKNYTSNCSTWYWVLNLSQIPISFGVSGYEAISLYRGTRIISSKGDSTNLTIGQLVLYLTCGVLAGMVGGLLGLGGGFIMGPLFLELGVPPQVSSATATFAMTFSSSMSVVEYYLLKRFPVPYALYFLLVATIAAFVGQHVVRKLIMIMGRASLIIFILAFTIFVSAISLGGVGISNMIWKIGRHEYMGFENLCKYNVSN